In the Desulfovibrio sp. genome, one interval contains:
- a CDS encoding riboflavin synthase — translation MFTGIIQGQGEILALRDSGTERRFTLRPLFDLPSIVDGESIAVNGACLSVESHSEGVFTAYASAETLSRTTLGKLKGGDMVNMERALAMGDRLGGHLVSGHVDCLATVRSVTGAGQSLCCRLAFPREYGVEVIAKGSVALDGISLTINACGPDFLEVNIIPDTQKRTTMRNWRPGTLVNMETDLIGKYVRSLLGAWVPDGGAAGKSTGAAAQAGGLSREMLLRNGFI, via the coding sequence ATGTTCACCGGCATAATCCAGGGACAGGGCGAGATACTCGCCCTGCGCGACAGCGGCACGGAACGCAGGTTTACCCTGCGGCCCCTGTTCGACCTGCCTTCTATTGTGGATGGCGAATCCATTGCCGTAAACGGCGCCTGCCTGTCGGTTGAAAGCCACAGTGAGGGCGTGTTTACGGCCTATGCCTCGGCAGAGACCCTTTCGCGCACCACCCTTGGCAAGCTAAAGGGCGGCGACATGGTCAATATGGAGCGGGCGCTGGCCATGGGCGACCGCCTTGGCGGGCACCTTGTGAGCGGGCATGTGGATTGCCTTGCCACGGTGCGCAGTGTTACGGGCGCTGGCCAGTCGCTGTGCTGCCGTCTTGCCTTTCCCAGGGAATACGGAGTCGAGGTAATTGCCAAGGGCTCGGTGGCTCTTGACGGCATAAGCCTGACCATCAACGCCTGCGGGCCAGATTTTCTTGAGGTCAACATCATTCCCGATACGCAAAAACGCACCACCATGCGCAACTGGCGACCGGGCACGCTGGTGAATATGGAAACCGACCTCATCGGCAAATATGTGCGCAGCCTGCTGGGAGCCTGGGTTCCTGACGGTGGCGCGGCAGGTAAAAGCACGGGTGCTGCTGCCCAGGCCGGTGGCCTGAGCCGCGAGATGCTGCTGCGCAACGGCTTTATCTGA
- the glyA gene encoding serine hydroxymethyltransferase has protein sequence MDEILLQDPELARAIALESDRQMSKLELIASENFVSRAVREAQGSVLTHKYAEGYPGKRYYGGCEYVDLAETLAQDRAKQLFNCEYANVQPHSGSQANMAAYLAFMKPGDTILGMNLSHGGHLTHGSPVNFSGRLFNIVSYGVQRETGRIDYDEVASLAREHKPNAIVAGASAYPRAIDFARFREIADEVGAKLVVDMAHIAGLVAAGLHQSPLSYAHITTTTTHKTLRGPRGGMILSTEDMGKTLNSQIFPGIQGGPLMHVIAAKAVAFGEALRPAFKSYQQRVVTNAAVLAKFLMDAGYELVSGGTDNHLMLVDLTNKDITGKDAEHALDLAGITVNKNTVPFETRSPFVTSGVRLGTAALTTRGMKEDDMRTVGAFIAEAIEKRNDEAALAKISKNVEEFARQFPLFAC, from the coding sequence ATGGACGAAATCCTGCTGCAAGACCCGGAACTGGCGCGAGCCATCGCCCTTGAATCCGACCGCCAGATGAGCAAGCTTGAGCTCATCGCTTCTGAAAACTTTGTTTCCCGCGCCGTGCGCGAAGCTCAGGGCAGCGTGCTTACCCACAAGTATGCAGAAGGCTACCCTGGCAAGCGCTATTACGGCGGCTGCGAATACGTTGACCTGGCCGAAACCCTGGCGCAGGACCGCGCCAAGCAGCTTTTTAACTGCGAATATGCCAACGTGCAGCCGCACTCCGGTTCGCAGGCCAACATGGCCGCCTACCTTGCCTTCATGAAGCCCGGCGACACCATTCTGGGCATGAATCTTTCGCACGGCGGGCATCTCACCCACGGCAGCCCGGTGAACTTCTCTGGCCGCCTGTTCAACATCGTTTCGTACGGTGTGCAGCGCGAAACGGGCCGCATCGACTATGACGAAGTGGCCTCTCTCGCTCGCGAGCACAAACCCAACGCCATCGTGGCCGGTGCCAGCGCCTACCCCCGCGCCATCGACTTTGCCCGCTTCCGCGAGATCGCCGACGAAGTTGGCGCCAAGCTGGTGGTGGACATGGCCCATATCGCCGGCCTTGTGGCCGCCGGTTTGCACCAGAGCCCGCTTTCTTATGCCCACATCACCACCACGACCACGCACAAAACCCTGCGCGGCCCCCGTGGCGGCATGATCCTTTCTACCGAAGACATGGGCAAAACCCTGAACAGCCAGATTTTCCCCGGTATTCAGGGCGGCCCGCTCATGCACGTTATCGCCGCCAAGGCTGTTGCCTTTGGTGAAGCCCTGCGCCCCGCTTTCAAGAGCTACCAGCAGCGCGTTGTCACCAACGCCGCAGTGCTTGCCAAGTTCCTGATGGATGCCGGTTACGAACTGGTTTCCGGCGGTACGGACAACCATCTTATGCTGGTTGACCTGACCAACAAGGACATCACGGGCAAGGATGCGGAACACGCTCTTGACCTGGCGGGCATCACCGTCAACAAGAACACGGTTCCCTTTGAAACCCGTTCGCCCTTTGTTACTTCGGGCGTGCGCCTCGGCACGGCTGCCCTTACCACACGCGGCATGAAGGAAGACGACATGCGCACCGTGGGCGCGTTTATTGCTGAAGCCATCGAAAAGCGCAACGACGAAGCAGCCTTGGCCAAGATAAGCAAGAACGTTGAGGAATTTGCCCGCCAGTTCCCGCTATTTGCCTGCTAA
- the fabG gene encoding 3-oxoacyl-[acyl-carrier-protein] reductase, which yields MSTAQSILAAGVPTALVTGGSRGIGRAIAQILARDGFQVILTYVSKPEEAEKVAADICAQGGKAVAFALDVSNSEAVADFFASQIKDKVDLAVLVNNAGITKDGFLVRMKDEDFDRVIAVNLRGAFVCTREAAKIMSKTRKGRIINISSVVGQMGNAGQANYASAKAALLGLTKSCAKELAARQITVNAVTPGFIETDMTATLNDEVRASYTDSIPLKRMGSAEDVAEAVAFLASERAGYITGQVLGVNGGMYC from the coding sequence ATGAGCACAGCGCAATCCATCCTCGCAGCCGGAGTGCCCACGGCCCTGGTTACCGGCGGTTCGCGCGGCATTGGCCGGGCCATAGCCCAGATCCTTGCCCGTGACGGCTTTCAGGTTATTCTCACCTACGTCAGCAAACCCGAAGAAGCAGAAAAAGTAGCGGCCGATATATGTGCCCAGGGCGGCAAGGCTGTTGCCTTTGCCCTCGACGTGAGCAACAGCGAAGCTGTGGCCGACTTTTTTGCATCGCAGATCAAGGACAAGGTTGACCTTGCCGTGCTTGTGAACAATGCCGGCATCACCAAGGACGGATTTCTTGTTCGCATGAAGGACGAGGACTTCGACCGGGTTATTGCCGTCAACCTTCGTGGCGCGTTTGTCTGCACGCGCGAAGCTGCCAAAATAATGAGCAAGACCCGCAAGGGCCGCATCATCAATATTTCTTCCGTGGTGGGACAGATGGGCAACGCCGGGCAGGCCAACTATGCTTCGGCCAAGGCCGCTCTGCTGGGGCTCACCAAGTCCTGCGCCAAAGAACTGGCCGCCCGCCAGATTACGGTCAACGCCGTAACCCCGGGTTTTATCGAAACGGACATGACCGCAACGCTCAATGACGAAGTGCGCGCAAGCTATACCGATAGCATTCCGCTCAAGCGCATGGGCAGCGCCGAAGATGTGGCCGAAGCCGTGGCATTTCTTGCCTCGGAGAGAGCTGGCTACATCACCGGGCAGGTGCTGGGAGTGAACGGCGGCATGTACTGCTAG
- the plsX gene encoding phosphate acyltransferase PlsX, with the protein MNERPIIAVDAMGGDFGPAVVVPGAIEAARLYDLHVQLVGDTPKLEAELEKLDLTDVHFDIVHADDVVHMNEKPSDILRRKKNASIQVACRQVKDGAADAVVSAGHSGATVACGMFIMGRLPGVERPALATLLPTEKNPVVVLDVGANVDCRPYHLFQFGLMGDAFARDLLGYASPRVSILSIGEEEGKGNSQVKEAYDLLKMAQNLNFAGNAEGRDIFIGNIDVVVCDGFVGNVVVKMSEGLATSLVRMLKKVFTSGILPAIGGMLAKNAFKRFARTIDYAEYGGAPLLGLQGLAIVCHGRSSAKAMTNAIKMSGTFVRKGTNSRLGETILANEELTRFSRAI; encoded by the coding sequence ATGAACGAGCGCCCCATCATTGCCGTGGACGCCATGGGCGGGGACTTTGGTCCCGCTGTGGTCGTGCCGGGAGCTATTGAAGCTGCAAGGCTTTATGATCTGCATGTCCAGCTTGTGGGTGATACCCCCAAGCTGGAAGCCGAGCTTGAAAAGCTCGACCTTACCGACGTGCATTTCGACATAGTTCATGCCGATGATGTGGTGCATATGAACGAAAAGCCCTCGGACATTCTGCGCCGCAAGAAAAACGCGTCCATCCAAGTGGCCTGCCGTCAGGTCAAGGATGGCGCGGCGGATGCCGTTGTCAGCGCCGGACACTCCGGCGCTACGGTGGCTTGCGGCATGTTCATCATGGGCCGCTTGCCCGGGGTGGAGCGCCCTGCTCTCGCCACCCTGCTGCCCACGGAAAAAAACCCCGTGGTCGTGCTGGACGTGGGAGCAAACGTGGATTGCCGCCCCTACCACCTGTTCCAGTTTGGTCTCATGGGTGATGCTTTTGCCCGTGACCTTCTGGGCTATGCCTCTCCGCGTGTGAGCATTCTCAGCATTGGCGAAGAAGAGGGCAAGGGCAACAGCCAGGTCAAGGAAGCCTATGACCTGCTGAAAATGGCCCAAAACCTCAACTTTGCAGGCAATGCCGAAGGCCGCGACATCTTTATTGGCAATATCGACGTGGTTGTCTGCGATGGCTTTGTGGGCAACGTGGTCGTGAAAATGAGCGAAGGGCTGGCCACTTCTCTGGTGCGCATGCTCAAAAAGGTGTTTACGTCCGGCATATTGCCCGCCATCGGCGGCATGCTGGCCAAAAACGCCTTTAAACGCTTTGCCCGCACCATCGACTATGCCGAATACGGCGGTGCCCCCCTGCTGGGCCTTCAGGGCCTGGCCATTGTCTGCCACGGGCGTTCAAGCGCCAAGGCCATGACAAACGCCATCAAGATGAGCGGAACCTTTGTTCGCAAGGGTACCAACAGCCGCTTGGGCGAAACGATTCTTGCCAATGAGGAACTGACACGTTTCTCCCGCGCTATCTAA
- a CDS encoding DUF177 domain-containing protein — MQNYRISLNDLPPEGKEFTLDEAAIWQEPMEEFRLDFRVSKPLCARILVLPMDGGWLVRGTLEGEVVLPCSRCAEDSVAAIAARFEDFESMPGMSDDEAENDDIVAAGEMEDSTDGRIVFERNSPMLDLAAICWEELMLALPVTPLCRNDCKGLCAGCGVNLNEGMCACTEEEGDPRMAALRGLTLHKN, encoded by the coding sequence ATGCAGAACTATCGCATTTCTCTCAACGATCTTCCCCCAGAGGGCAAGGAATTTACCCTGGACGAAGCTGCCATCTGGCAGGAGCCCATGGAAGAATTCCGTCTGGATTTCCGCGTGAGCAAACCCCTGTGCGCGCGCATTCTGGTTTTGCCCATGGACGGCGGCTGGCTTGTGCGCGGCACGCTTGAGGGTGAAGTTGTTCTGCCCTGCAGCCGCTGCGCGGAAGATTCTGTTGCCGCCATTGCAGCGCGCTTTGAAGACTTTGAAAGCATGCCCGGCATGAGCGACGACGAAGCCGAAAACGACGACATCGTTGCCGCTGGCGAAATGGAAGACAGCACCGACGGACGCATTGTGTTTGAACGCAATTCGCCCATGCTTGATCTTGCCGCCATCTGCTGGGAAGAACTCATGCTGGCCCTGCCGGTAACCCCCCTTTGCCGCAATGACTGCAAGGGCCTGTGCGCCGGGTGCGGGGTTAATCTTAATGAAGGTATGTGCGCCTGCACAGAAGAGGAAGGCGACCCCCGCATGGCGGCATTGCGCGGCCTCACTCTGCACAAAAACTAG
- a CDS encoding cytidine/deoxycytidylate deaminase family protein yields MQRMPWPEYFMNITYLVSGRSTCTRRKVGAVAVKDKRILATGYNGAPAGVPHCLEVGCLRTQLGIPSGQRHEICRGLHAEQNVIIQAAVHGINISGAEIYCTTHPCVLCSKMLINCGIRHIYYAEYYPDELAEQMLKEAGVTMEKLDFTPPVISAQAGEGSHV; encoded by the coding sequence ATGCAGCGAATGCCGTGGCCGGAATATTTTATGAACATTACGTACCTTGTAAGCGGGCGATCTACGTGCACGCGGCGCAAGGTGGGTGCTGTGGCGGTGAAAGACAAGCGGATTCTTGCCACGGGGTACAATGGTGCTCCGGCGGGGGTTCCGCACTGTCTTGAGGTGGGCTGCCTGCGCACACAGCTGGGCATTCCATCGGGCCAAAGGCACGAAATATGCCGAGGATTGCACGCAGAACAGAATGTCATCATTCAGGCTGCCGTGCACGGCATCAATATCAGCGGCGCAGAAATTTACTGCACCACACACCCGTGCGTGCTGTGCAGCAAAATGCTTATCAACTGCGGTATCCGCCATATTTATTATGCAGAATATTACCCCGACGAACTTGCGGAACAGATGCTCAAGGAAGCCGGCGTAACAATGGAAAAACTGGATTTTACACCGCCTGTCATCAGTGCCCAAGCCGGAGAAGGCAGCCATGTCTGA
- the ribD gene encoding bifunctional diaminohydroxyphosphoribosylaminopyrimidine deaminase/5-amino-6-(5-phosphoribosylamino)uracil reductase RibD produces the protein MSEMDYVPFMREAIALAEKGRWHACPNPTVGAVLVRDDQIVARGWHHAAGQDHAEVDCIKDAAARGVNPAECTLVVTLEPCCHQGKTPPCTDAVRAAGIRKVVVGLADPNPQACGGACQLRASGVEVIEGVCEQECRDLVADFLVWQQHKRPYVMLKMAATLDGRIATRKGQSKWISCEQSRSEVQELRAGIGMCGGAILVGGGTFRADNPQLTVRGENAGPQPLACVLTSRLPQPDADFHLLKDRPEQTVFMVSPAAAASTTAKALRDIGVRVLALGPGMHGGPDFPGLLRAVWEELHCPYLLCEGGGHLALSLLEAGLVDDFRLHLAPMILGDEDALPLFSGRAPLSLEEALSMRVSNTHLCGNDVHIHLRPLDAAKA, from the coding sequence ATGTCTGAAATGGATTATGTTCCCTTTATGCGTGAAGCCATTGCCCTTGCAGAAAAGGGCCGGTGGCATGCCTGCCCCAACCCAACGGTGGGGGCGGTGCTGGTGCGTGACGACCAGATTGTTGCGCGTGGCTGGCACCATGCCGCAGGGCAGGACCATGCGGAAGTGGACTGCATCAAGGACGCTGCAGCCCGTGGCGTTAACCCGGCGGAATGCACGCTGGTGGTTACCCTTGAACCGTGCTGCCATCAGGGCAAAACGCCCCCCTGCACCGATGCGGTGCGGGCCGCTGGCATCAGGAAGGTTGTAGTGGGCCTTGCCGACCCCAATCCCCAGGCCTGCGGCGGCGCTTGCCAGCTGCGTGCCAGCGGCGTTGAGGTTATTGAAGGCGTGTGCGAACAGGAATGCCGTGATCTTGTGGCCGACTTTCTGGTCTGGCAGCAGCACAAGCGTCCCTATGTAATGCTCAAGATGGCCGCCACGCTTGATGGCCGCATTGCCACCCGCAAGGGGCAGTCCAAGTGGATCAGCTGCGAACAATCGCGCAGCGAGGTTCAGGAACTGCGCGCGGGCATCGGCATGTGCGGCGGCGCCATTCTTGTGGGCGGCGGCACCTTCCGGGCCGATAACCCGCAGCTCACCGTGCGCGGCGAAAATGCAGGCCCGCAGCCTCTGGCCTGCGTGCTTACCTCGCGCCTGCCCCAGCCCGACGCTGATTTTCACCTGCTCAAAGACCGTCCGGAGCAGACCGTGTTCATGGTTTCCCCGGCGGCGGCGGCCTCAACCACGGCCAAGGCCCTGCGCGATATTGGCGTGCGGGTTCTGGCTCTTGGCCCCGGCATGCACGGCGGGCCTGATTTTCCCGGTTTGCTGCGCGCGGTGTGGGAAGAGCTGCACTGCCCCTACCTGCTTTGCGAAGGCGGCGGCCATTTGGCCCTGAGCCTGCTTGAAGCGGGCCTTGTGGACGATTTTCGCCTGCACCTCGCACCCATGATTCTGGGCGACGAAGACGCCCTGCCGCTGTTCTCTGGCCGTGCACCCCTGAGCCTTGAAGAAGCCCTGAGCATGCGCGTGAGCAACACGCACCTGTGCGGCAACGACGTACACATTCACCTGCGGCCGCTGGACGCCGCCAAAGCGTAG
- a CDS encoding beta-ketoacyl-ACP synthase III has translation MNPSCHLLALSAYVPETVLTNNDLAKVVDTNDEWIVTRTGIKQRHRLDDADNASDLGLRAARKALAEAGVDATELTHVVGATCTPDVLSPSVACIIAGQLGAGKVMAFDISAACSGFLYGLSICRALLAQDPQAKILFVCTEALTRRVNWADRSTCVLFGDAATACIVSNAPTDGMARIEDVVCHSDGVQRDLIVVGGGTRSRYGLGEPVAEDFFITMQGRETYKHAVRNMVHVCEEVLARNGLTGADVDLLVPHQANMRIIEAVGSRLDMTGERVFTNVEKYGNTSSASIPLALAEARAEGRIRPGSRVLMTAFGAGLTWGAALLRF, from the coding sequence ATGAATCCATCTTGTCATCTGCTTGCCTTGAGCGCCTATGTGCCGGAAACGGTGCTGACCAACAACGATCTTGCCAAGGTGGTAGACACCAACGACGAATGGATTGTTACCCGCACCGGCATTAAACAGCGCCACAGGCTGGACGATGCCGACAACGCCTCTGACCTCGGATTGCGGGCCGCTCGCAAGGCCCTGGCCGAAGCTGGCGTGGATGCGACCGAACTAACCCATGTGGTTGGGGCCACCTGCACGCCCGACGTGCTCTCGCCTTCCGTTGCCTGCATCATTGCCGGGCAGCTGGGCGCAGGCAAGGTGATGGCCTTTGATATCAGCGCGGCCTGTTCCGGTTTTCTTTACGGGCTTTCCATCTGCCGCGCCCTGCTGGCTCAGGACCCTCAAGCCAAAATTCTTTTTGTCTGCACCGAGGCGCTTACGCGCCGCGTCAACTGGGCAGACCGCTCCACCTGCGTGCTCTTTGGCGATGCGGCGACCGCCTGCATCGTGAGCAACGCGCCCACCGACGGCATGGCCCGCATTGAAGATGTGGTTTGCCACAGCGACGGCGTGCAGCGCGATCTTATCGTGGTTGGCGGCGGCACGCGCAGCCGTTACGGGCTGGGCGAACCGGTGGCGGAAGATTTCTTTATCACCATGCAGGGCCGCGAAACCTACAAACACGCCGTGCGCAACATGGTGCACGTGTGCGAAGAAGTGCTTGCGCGTAACGGCCTTACAGGTGCAGATGTGGACCTGCTGGTTCCGCATCAGGCAAACATGCGTATCATCGAGGCTGTTGGCAGCCGCCTTGACATGACTGGCGAACGCGTGTTCACCAACGTTGAAAAGTACGGCAATACCTCCTCTGCCTCCATTCCTCTGGCACTGGCCGAGGCGCGGGCCGAAGGGCGCATCCGCCCCGGCAGCCGCGTGCTTATGACAGCATTTGGTGCGGGCCTCACCTGGGGTGCGGCTTTGTTACGCTTTTGA
- the bla gene encoding class A beta-lactamase: protein MRNTTAIFSCSRRHVLAALCALPLSVLLEPLAPASGAAPIQNEALQNGLARLEAASGGRLGVAARQAAGGKILGYRGDERFPMCSTFKTMAAAAILRDKPQILNQRIHYTRGDIQPWSPITEKHLEDGLTVAELCAAMLQHSDNTAANLVLAQLDGPQGLTAFARSLGDATFRLDRWEVELNSAIAGDERDTTTPLAMSSTLQGLLCGQLLPAPARKQLVNWMLDCATGADRIPAGAPSGWQVAHKTGSGENGTANDTGLLLPSDRAEKKENPLVVTVYLTGSKLPSTENDKIIAAATRLLCAANGLDRPHDNMY from the coding sequence ATGCGTAACACTACCGCCATATTCAGCTGTTCGCGCCGCCATGTTCTGGCGGCTCTGTGCGCCCTGCCGCTGAGTGTACTGCTCGAACCGCTGGCACCTGCCTCTGGCGCTGCCCCTATACAAAATGAAGCCCTGCAAAACGGGCTTGCCAGGCTGGAAGCTGCAAGCGGCGGCAGGCTTGGGGTGGCGGCACGACAGGCCGCGGGCGGTAAAATTCTGGGCTACCGGGGCGACGAACGCTTTCCCATGTGCAGCACCTTCAAGACTATGGCTGCCGCGGCCATTCTGCGCGACAAACCGCAGATACTGAACCAGCGCATCCACTATACCCGGGGCGACATCCAGCCATGGTCGCCAATTACAGAAAAGCACCTTGAAGACGGCCTGACCGTGGCCGAACTGTGCGCGGCCATGCTGCAGCACAGCGACAATACCGCCGCAAACCTCGTGCTGGCGCAGCTAGACGGCCCGCAAGGGCTCACCGCCTTTGCCCGCAGCCTCGGCGACGCAACATTTCGCCTTGACCGCTGGGAGGTAGAACTTAACTCTGCCATTGCAGGCGACGAGCGCGACACCACCACGCCCCTGGCCATGAGCAGCACCCTGCAGGGCCTGCTTTGCGGCCAGCTGCTGCCCGCGCCCGCCCGAAAGCAGCTGGTAAACTGGATGCTCGACTGCGCCACCGGGGCTGACCGCATTCCCGCTGGCGCACCCTCGGGCTGGCAGGTGGCACACAAAACCGGCAGCGGCGAAAACGGCACTGCCAATGACACGGGCCTGCTGCTGCCATCTGACAGGGCAGAAAAAAAGGAAAATCCGCTTGTTGTGACAGTCTACCTCACGGGGTCAAAGCTGCCCTCGACGGAAAACGACAAAATTATTGCCGCAGCCACGCGTTTGCTCTGCGCCGCTAATGGGCTTGATAGGCCGCACGACAATATGTATTGA
- the ribE gene encoding 6,7-dimethyl-8-ribityllumazine synthase: MSTVTTIAGQLDAKGLKIAIVATRFNDFIVDRLVGGAQDYLERHGLDTANITLVRIPGAFEMPLVCQKLVNSGKYDGVLALGAVIRGGTPHFDYVCAEASKGIAQAMMHSGVPIGFGLLTCDTIEQAIERAGSKGGNKGVEAAAAMLETIRVMEQL; the protein is encoded by the coding sequence ATGAGCACTGTCACCACTATCGCTGGACAGCTGGACGCCAAAGGGCTGAAAATTGCCATTGTGGCCACCCGTTTCAACGATTTTATTGTGGACCGCCTTGTGGGCGGCGCGCAGGATTATCTGGAACGTCACGGCCTCGACACCGCCAACATCACTCTGGTGCGCATTCCCGGTGCCTTTGAAATGCCGCTGGTCTGCCAGAAGCTTGTCAATTCCGGCAAATACGACGGCGTGCTGGCTCTTGGCGCTGTTATTCGCGGCGGCACCCCCCACTTTGACTATGTGTGCGCCGAAGCCAGCAAGGGCATCGCCCAGGCCATGATGCACTCTGGCGTGCCCATTGGTTTTGGCCTGCTGACCTGTGATACCATTGAACAAGCCATTGAGCGCGCCGGTTCCAAGGGCGGCAACAAGGGCGTGGAAGCGGCCGCTGCCATGCTGGAAACCATCCGCGTTATGGAGCAGTTGTAA
- the rpmF gene encoding 50S ribosomal protein L32: protein MAVQQNKKSRSRKGMRRSHDRVAVPAVIYCSCGEPTVPHSVCPNCGTYKGRQVIAKSENE, encoded by the coding sequence ATGGCCGTTCAGCAAAATAAGAAATCCCGTTCCCGCAAGGGCATGCGCCGTTCCCATGATCGCGTGGCCGTGCCTGCCGTTATCTACTGCTCCTGCGGCGAACCCACCGTTCCGCACAGCGTGTGCCCCAACTGCGGTACCTACAAGGGCCGCCAGGTGATCGCCAAAAGCGAAAACGAATAA
- the acpP gene encoding acyl carrier protein — protein MSDVTEKVKKIIIDQLGVSAEEVKPEASFVEDLGADSLDLTELIMAMEEEFDIEIADDDAQKILKVQDAISYIENKQ, from the coding sequence ATGTCTGACGTTACAGAAAAAGTTAAAAAGATCATCATCGACCAGCTCGGCGTGAGCGCCGAAGAAGTGAAGCCCGAAGCTTCCTTCGTTGAAGACCTCGGCGCCGACTCCCTTGACCTGACCGAACTGATCATGGCCATGGAAGAAGAATTCGACATCGAAATCGCCGACGACGATGCCCAGAAGATCCTGAAAGTTCAGGATGCCATCAGCTACATCGAAAACAAGCAGTAA
- the fabF gene encoding beta-ketoacyl-ACP synthase II, whose product MTRPRVVITGVGGVTPLANDIESTWKKLLAGESGIAPITLFDASAYDSRIAGEVKNFVAEDYMPMKSARRMDRFTQFAVASAKMLLEDSKFEITDANAYDTGVILGVGLGGLHTIETYHSKLLESGPHKISPFMIPMLISNMGPGQISIFTGAKGPNIVTTTACASAIHALGTAYSEMILGRATAVISGGVEATVTPLGVAGFTALKALSSQFNDEPARASRPFDAKRDGFVIGEGAGLLLLETLESAQARGAKIYAEMVGYGASGDAYHMTAPCDDGAGMARAMQNALREAGIDASAIGHINAHATSTNLNDSTETKAIKTVFGAHAGKVKISATKSMTGHLLGAAGGIESVFTALALHDEMLPGTINLENPDPACDLDYMADGSKHIACEYAMCNSFGFGGTNASVIFKKWQQ is encoded by the coding sequence ATGACCCGTCCCCGCGTAGTAATCACCGGCGTAGGCGGCGTGACGCCCCTCGCCAATGATATTGAGAGCACCTGGAAAAAACTGCTCGCAGGCGAGTCGGGCATCGCGCCCATCACGCTGTTTGACGCTTCCGCCTACGATTCCCGCATTGCTGGTGAAGTAAAAAACTTCGTCGCCGAAGACTACATGCCCATGAAGTCGGCCCGGCGCATGGACCGCTTCACCCAGTTTGCAGTGGCATCGGCCAAGATGCTGCTTGAAGACTCCAAGTTCGAAATCACCGACGCAAACGCCTACGATACCGGCGTTATCCTTGGTGTTGGTCTTGGTGGTCTGCACACCATCGAAACCTACCACAGCAAGCTGCTGGAATCTGGCCCCCACAAAATTTCGCCCTTCATGATTCCCATGCTTATTTCCAACATGGGTCCCGGTCAGATATCCATCTTCACCGGCGCCAAGGGTCCGAACATTGTCACGACCACAGCTTGCGCCTCGGCCATTCACGCTCTTGGCACCGCCTACAGCGAAATGATTCTGGGACGCGCCACCGCCGTTATTTCCGGCGGCGTCGAAGCCACTGTCACCCCTCTGGGCGTGGCTGGCTTTACCGCGCTCAAGGCGCTTTCTTCGCAGTTCAACGATGAGCCCGCCAGGGCTTCGCGTCCCTTTGACGCCAAGCGTGACGGTTTTGTCATTGGCGAAGGTGCTGGCCTGCTGCTGCTTGAAACGCTGGAATCGGCCCAGGCGCGCGGCGCAAAGATCTATGCAGAAATGGTGGGCTACGGCGCCTCTGGCGACGCCTACCACATGACTGCCCCCTGCGACGACGGCGCAGGCATGGCCCGCGCCATGCAAAACGCCCTGCGTGAGGCTGGCATCGACGCTTCGGCTATCGGGCACATCAATGCCCACGCCACGTCCACCAACCTCAACGACAGCACTGAAACCAAGGCCATCAAAACCGTGTTTGGCGCGCATGCCGGCAAGGTCAAGATTTCGGCCACCAAGTCCATGACCGGGCACCTGCTTGGCGCTGCTGGCGGCATTGAGTCCGTGTTCACTGCCCTTGCCCTGCACGACGAAATGCTGCCTGGCACCATCAACCTTGAGAATCCTGATCCCGCGTGTGACCTCGACTACATGGCCGATGGTTCCAAGCACATTGCCTGCGAATACGCCATGTGCAATTCCTTCGGCTTCGGCGGAACCAACGCAAGCGTGATCTTCAAGAAGTGGCAGCAGTAA